A genome region from Carya illinoinensis cultivar Pawnee chromosome 2, C.illinoinensisPawnee_v1, whole genome shotgun sequence includes the following:
- the LOC122297131 gene encoding probable inactive serine/threonine-protein kinase fnkC: MQENKVFKLKESMEEASCHSLPADIDANGIVRSSRDLPPAHYTFQIKKFSVLFETEVKKCKSGQFEVGGYYWRLVLHTNGKKNKNSHVSLYLAIQNQNNLSLGWEANVNFRFFVFDQIRNKYLCIQDGSVRRFHNLKPKWGFAQLLSHDTLNDPSNGYIVDDSCILGVEVFVIKGIGKGVCLSMINQPQINYFTWRVDKFDTLKESYYFSNVFPVEGRKWKLKLYPRGVMATVADGFLSLFLQPDDSEIVTPNQKLYAKYKLRIRDQVNSNHLERTVSHWFDSSKVFWGYPTFSSLRDLKDPSNGYLVGDALFVECKIDVISVVKDFSGRMI, from the exons ATGCAGGAAAACAAAGTGTTCAAATTAAAGGAAAGCATGGAAGAAGCAAGCTGCCATTCTCTGCCTGCTGACATCGATGCAAATG GAATTGTAAGATCAAGTAGAGATCTTCCGCCAGCTCATTACACATTTCAAATCAAGAAGTTTTCGGTTCTGTTTGAGACAGAggttaaaaaatgtaaatcaGGCCAGTTTGAAGTTGGCGGCTACTATTG GAGATTGGTTCTCCATACAAAtgggaagaagaataagaacaGTCACGTCTCCTTATATTTGGCaatacaaaatcaaaataatcttTCGCTTGGATGGGAGGCTAACGTAAACTTCAGATTCTTTGTGTTCGATCAAATACGAAACAAGTATCTGTGTATTCAAG ATGGGAGTGTAAGACGCTTCCATAACTTAAAGCCTAAATGGGGATTCGCTCAATTACTTTCACACGATACTCTCAACGATCCTTCAAATGGTTATATTGTTGATGACTCTTGCATTCTTGGAGTTGAAGTTTTTGTCATCAAAGGTATTGGCAAGGGGGTGTGCCTATCGATGATAAATCAACCTCAAATCAATTATTTCACCTGGAGGGTTGACAAGTTTGACACGCTAAAAGAAAGCTATTATTTCTCTAATGTCTTCCCTGTTGAAGGGCGTAAATG GAAGTTGAAGCTCTATCCAAGGGGAGTCATGGCAACCGTAGCAGACGGCTTCTTGTCTCTCTTTCTCCAACCGGATGATTCAGAAATCGTTACTCCTAACCAAAAATTGTACGCAAAATACAAGCTGCGAATAAGGGACCAAGTCAATAGCAATCACCTTGAAAGAACAG TTTCGCATTGGTTTGATAGCAGTAAGGTTTTCTGGGGTTACCCGACCTTTTCGTCTCTGAGAGATCTCAAGGATCCGTCAAATGGCTACTTAGTGGGTGATGCTTTGTTCGTTGAATGCAAAATTGATGTCATATCTGTAGTGAAGGATTTCTCCGGCCGGATGATCTAA